Proteins encoded within one genomic window of Parolsenella massiliensis:
- the rlmN gene encoding 23S rRNA (adenine(2503)-C(2))-methyltransferase RlmN: MSFHDTESGSRKVDLRTLSHEQLLELMDELGYPKFRAKQVEDWVWKHNVSDFQEMTNVPAALRADLAERCTLGGTNEVARQVSNDGSRKYLLRYADGTQAECVGMPTRNRLAVCVSTQAGCRMGCVFCATGQGGFKRSLKATEIYDQVMHVSKDFQTRASSVVMMGQGEPFNNYDEVLKALRMLNSPEGAGIGARHLTVSTCGVVPMIRRFAKEPEQFTLAVSLHSAIQSTRNLIMPGVKKYTLQRLHEVMGEYVEATGRRPTYEYALIGGVNDNNAELEALCDFTRGTLAHVNLIQLNDLEGSKLKPSTQERADQFVRRLAQVGVEATIRNSRGNDIDAACGQLSQKHQD; this comes from the coding sequence ATGTCTTTCCATGATACAGAGTCGGGCAGCCGCAAGGTTGACCTGAGGACGCTTTCCCACGAGCAGCTCCTCGAGCTTATGGACGAGCTGGGCTACCCCAAGTTTCGCGCCAAGCAGGTCGAGGACTGGGTTTGGAAGCACAACGTCTCCGACTTCCAGGAGATGACGAACGTTCCCGCAGCTCTTCGCGCAGATCTTGCGGAGCGTTGCACCCTTGGCGGAACGAACGAGGTGGCCCGCCAGGTCTCCAATGACGGAAGCCGAAAATATCTGCTTCGCTATGCGGATGGTACGCAGGCCGAGTGCGTTGGCATGCCCACGAGAAATCGCCTGGCCGTCTGCGTCTCCACGCAGGCTGGCTGCCGCATGGGATGCGTCTTCTGCGCCACGGGCCAGGGTGGCTTCAAGCGCTCCCTCAAGGCAACCGAGATTTATGACCAGGTCATGCACGTGAGCAAAGACTTCCAGACGCGCGCGTCGAGCGTTGTGATGATGGGCCAGGGCGAGCCGTTCAACAACTACGACGAGGTTCTCAAGGCACTGCGCATGCTCAACTCTCCTGAGGGCGCAGGCATTGGTGCCCGTCACCTTACGGTCTCTACCTGCGGTGTTGTTCCTATGATTCGTCGCTTCGCAAAGGAGCCCGAGCAGTTCACGTTGGCCGTCTCGCTTCACTCAGCCATCCAGTCCACGCGCAACCTCATCATGCCGGGCGTCAAGAAGTACACGCTTCAGCGACTTCACGAGGTCATGGGCGAGTACGTCGAGGCCACCGGAAGAAGGCCAACCTACGAATACGCCCTCATTGGTGGCGTGAACGACAACAACGCCGAGCTCGAGGCCCTTTGCGACTTCACTCGCGGGACCCTTGCTCACGTCAACCTGATTCAGCTCAACGACCTAGAGGGGTCCAAGCTCAAGCCCTCCACGCAGGAGCGCGCCGATCAGTTTGTTCGCAGGCTTGCTCAGGTTGGCGTCGAGGCCACCATCAGGAACTCTCGTGGCAACGACATCGACGCCGCATGTGGCCAGCTTTCTCAGAAGCATCAGGACTAG